The following are encoded together in the Montipora foliosa isolate CH-2021 chromosome 12, ASM3666993v2, whole genome shotgun sequence genome:
- the LOC137980887 gene encoding uncharacterized protein, which produces MSKFGRATEINEQISQHRKSMRGNQQILARLQKAEARSQKYYKDPADAKKANRDKRKEKTPKDQATIIDLLVTGTSSSQNETKDVANQSTVKDSLMQQEVQETSSLQQDLDDHTVAQRTPTISVGSTLQNAMQQYVLLCYEVDCIHPLCREGRSKEEETWFPGGPSLSYLPIPIPDVKSQICEKCGLECSGHYLQPVEHIEHVRQNGYGDCQFKPPKSVIEEASKDKAKKNAIFTNEELLALAENCCLPVTDIRMWVEHVNDIVSRRKARAAERSRKKATQEKDDDPGSQTENETDENVWCFCEKEEYGFMIMSEKQGKTCKIWYYGPCVKISKSKSKKIKKIVCFNFK; this is translated from the exons ATGTCAAAGTTTGGTAGGGCTACAGAAATCAATGAACAAATTTCTCAACACCGGAAAAGTATGCGTGGCAATCAACAAATTTTGGCAAGACTCCAGAAGGCAGAGGCACGTTCTCAGAAGTACTACAAAGACCCAGCGGATGCCAAAAAAGCTAACAGGGACAAGCGAAAGGAGAAGACGCCAAAGGACCAAGCGACAATAATTGACCTGTTGGTTACTGGTACAAGTTCTTCTCAGAATGAAACAAAAGATGTCGCAAACCAATCTACAGTTAAGGATAGTTTGATGCAGCAAGAAGTACAGGAAACTTCATCCCTGCAACAAGATTTGGATGACCACACTGTTGCTCAAAGAACGCCAACAATCAGTGTTGGAAGTACCTTACAGAATGCCATGCAGCAATATGTGCTTCTGTGCTATGAAGTCGACTGCATTCACCCTCTATGCAGGGAAGGACGGTCCAAAGAAGAAGAAACGTGGTTTCCTGGCGGTCCATCATTAAGTTACTTACCAATACCGATTCCAGATGTCAAAAgtcaaatttgtgaaaaatgTGGACTGGAATGCAGTGGGCATTATCTACAGCCAGTGGAACATATTGAACATGTGCGCCAAAATGGGTATGGTGATTGTCAGTTTAAGCCACCCAAAAGTGTCATTGAAGAAGCCAGTAAAGATAAAGCTAAGAAAAATGCGATATTCACCAACGAGGAGCTTCTGGCATTGGCGGAAAACTGCTGTCTGCCAGTGACCGATATTCGCATGTGGGTCGAGCATGTTAACGACATTGTATCCAGACGAAAGGCAAGAGCTGCAGAGCGCTCCCGCAAGAAAGCAACCCAGGAAAAAG ATGATGATCCAGGAAGCCAGACTGAAAATGAGACTGATGAAAATGTTTGGTGCTTTTGCGAGAAGGAAGAGTATGG ATTCATGATCATGAGCGAGAAACAAGGCAAAACATGCAAGATCTGGTACTATGGACCCTGCGTGAAGATTTCgaaatcaaaatcaaagaaaataaaaaaaattgtttgtttcaatttcaAGTAA